A genome region from Macaca fascicularis isolate 582-1 chromosome 3, T2T-MFA8v1.1 includes the following:
- the DIP2A gene encoding disco-interacting protein 2 homolog A isoform X13, producing the protein MNRMHVVSIPYALMKANPLSWIQKVCFYKARAALVKSRDMHWSLLAQRGQRDVSLSSLRMLIVADGANPWSISSCDAFLNVFQSRGLRPEVICPCASSPEALTVAIRRPPDLGGPPPRKAVLSMNGLSYGVIRVDTEEKLSVLTVQDVGQVMPGANVCVVKLEGTPYLCKTDEVGEICVNSSATGTAYYGLLGITKNVFEAVPVTAGGAPVFDRPFTRTGLLGFIGPDNLVFIVGKLDGLMVTGVRRHNADDVVATALAVEPMKFVYRGRIAVFSVTVLHDDRIVLVAEQRPDASEEDSFQWMSRVLQAIDSIHQVGVYCLALVPANTLPKAPLGGIHISETKQRFLEGTLHPCNVLMCPHTCVTNLPKPRQKPPEVGPASMIVGNLVAGKRIAQASGRELAHLEDSDQARKFLFLADVLQWRAHTTPDHPLFLLLNAKGTVTSTATCVQLHKRAERVAAALMEKGRLSVGDHVALVYPPGVDLIAAFYGCLYCGCVPVTVRPPHPQNLGTTLPTVKMIVEVSKSACVLTTQAVTRLLRSKEAAAAVDIRTWPTILDTDDIPKKKVASIFRPPSPDVLAYLDFSVSTTGILAGVKMSHAATSALCRSIKLQCELYPSRQIAICLDPYCGLGFALWCLCSVYSGHQSVLVPPLELESNVSLWLSAVSQYKARVTFCSYSVMEMCTKGLGAQTGVLRMKGVNLSCVRTCMVVAEERPRIALTQSFSKLFKDLGLPARAVSTTFGCRVNVAICLQPNRLGKLAEQGTAGPDPTTVYVDMRALRHDRVRLVERGSPHSLPLMESGKILPGVKVIIAHTETKGPLGDSHLGEIWVSSPHNATGYYTVYGEEALHADHFSARLSFGDTQTIWARTGYLGFLRRTELTDASGGRHDALYVVGSLDETLELRGMRYHPIDIETSVIRAHRSVAECAVFTWTNLLVVVVELDGLEQDALDLVALVTNVVLEEHYLVVGVVVIVDPGVIPINSRGEKQRMHLRDGFLADQLDPIYVAYNM; encoded by the exons ATGAACAGGATGCATGTGGTCAGCATCCCCTACGCGCTGATGAAGGCCAACCCACTCTCCTGGATCCAGAAAGTGTGCTTCTATAAAG CTCGGGCCGCGCTGGTGAAGTCGCGAGACATGCACTGGTCTCTCCTAGCTCAGCGAGGCCAGAGGGACGTCAGCCTCAGCTCACTGCGCATGCTGATTGTGGCCGATGGCGCCAACCCAT GGTCGATCTCCTCCTGTGACGCCTTCCTCAACGTCTTCCAGTCCAGAGGTTTGAGGCCGGAGGTCATCTGTCCTTGCGCCAGTTCTCCTGAGGCGCTGACTGTCGCCATCCGCAG GCCACCTGATCTGGGAGGACCACCTCCAAGAAAAGCGGTCCTGTCAATGAATGGTCTAAGTTATGGTGTTATCAGAGTGGATACTGAAGAAAAGTTGTCAGTCCTTACTGTTCAGGACGTTGGTCAGGTGATGCCTGGAG ctAATGTATGTGTTGTGAAGTTAGAAGGTACCCCTTATCTTTGTAAAACTGACGAAGTGGGAGAAATATGCGTCAATTCCAGTGCAACTGGCACAGCCTACTACGGATTGCTTGGAATCACGAAGAATGTGTTTGAG GCAGTTCCGGTCACCGCAGGAGGAGCACCCGTCTTTGACAGGCCATTCACCAGGACAGGCCTGCTGGGCTTCATCGGGCCT GACAACCTGGTCTTCATCGTGGGCAAACTGGACGGGCTGATGGTCACTGGAGTTCGCAGACACAATGCAGATGACGTTGTGGCCACCGCGCTGGCCGTGGAGCCCATGAAGTTTGTCTACAGAGGCAG GATCGCTGTGTTCTCTGTGACCGTGCTGCATGATGACCGGATCGTCCTGGTGGCTGAGCAGCGGCCGGATGCCTCGGAGGAGGACAGCTTCCAGTGGATGAGCCGTGTGCTGCAG GCCATCGATAGCATCCACCAGGTGGGCGTGTACTGTCTGGCTCTGGTTCCTGCCAACACCTTGCCCAAGGCTCCCCTCGGAGGGATTCACATTTCTGAAACCAAACAGCGCTTTCTGGAAGGGACACTGCACCCGTGCAATGTGCTGATGTGCCCTCACACCTGTGTTACCAACCTCCCCAAACCTCGCCAGAAACCACCAG AGGTTGGACCAGCCTCCATGATCGTGGGGAACCTGGTTGCTGGGAAGAGAATTGCTCAGGCTTCTGGGAGAGAGCTTGCCCACCTGGAGGACAGTGACCAGGCACGGAAG TTCCTGTTCCTGGCTGACGTGCTGCAGTGGCGTGCCCACACCACTCCGGACCACCCGCTGTTCTTGCTGCTGAACGCCAAG GGCACCGTCACAAGCACTGCAACCTGTGTCCAGCTGCACAAAAGGGCTGAGAGAGTGGCTGCGGCTCTGATGGAGAAGGGAAGACTGAGTGTTGGGGACCATGTGGCTCTAGTCTACCCACCAG GGGTGGACCTCATCGCCGCGTTCTATGGCTGCTTGTACTGTGGCTGCGTGCCCGTCACTGTGCGGCCCCCGCACCCTCAGAACCTTGGCACCACACTGCCCACCGTCAAGATGATCGTGGAG GTCAGCAAGTCTGCATGCGTCCTCACCACGCAGGCCGTCACACGGCTGCTTAGGTCCAAGGAGGCTGCTGCCGCCGTGGACATCAGGACCTGGCCCACCATCCTAGACACAG ATGACATCCCGAAAAAGAAGGTAGCGAGCATTTTCAGGCCTCCCTCCCCCGATGTCCTTGCATACTTGGACTTCAGCGTGTCAACCACTGGGATACTAGCGGGGGTGAAG ATGTCTCACGCGGCCACAAGCGCCTTATGCCGCTCCATAAAGCTGCAGTGTGAGCTGTACCCCTCGCGGCAGATCGCCATCTGCCTCGACCCCTACTGTGGCCTTGGCTTTGCCCTGTGGTGTCTGTGCAG TGTCTACTCGGGACACCAATCAGTGCTGGTGCCCCCGCTGGAGCTGGAGAGCAATGTGTCCCTGTGGCTGTCAGCCGTCAGCCAGTACAAGGCCCGCGTCACCTTCTGCTCCTACTCTGTGATGGAGATGTGCACCAAGGGCCTGGGCGCACAGACGGGTGTCCTCAGG ATGAAGGGGGTGAACCTGTCATGTGTGCGCACATGCATGGTGGTCGCCGAGGAGCGGCCCAGGATTGCGCTGACCCAGTCCTTCTCCAAGCTCTTCAAGGACCTGGGCCTGCCGGCCCGCGCCGTAAGCACCACGTTCGGGTGCAGGGTCAACGTGGCCATCTGCCTCCAG CCCAACAGGCTGGGAAAGCTGGCTGAGCAG GGCACAGCTGGCCCAGACCCCACAACTGTCTACGTGGACATGCGGGCACTGCGCCATGACAG GGTACGTTTGGTAGAACGGGGTTCTCCGCACAGCCTGCCATTGATGGAGTCTGGAAAG ATCCTCCCTGGCGTGAAGGTCATCATCGCACACACTGAGACCAAAGGACCCTTGGGAGACTCACACCTGGGAGAG ATCTGGGTAAGCAGCCCCCACAATGCCACCGGCTACTACACCGTCTATGGGGAGGAGGCGCTTCATGCCGACCACTTCAGTGCCCGGCTGAGTTTTGGAGACACACAGACCATCTGGGCAAGGACTGGCTACCTTGGCTTCCTTCGACGAACAGAGCTCACCGATGCCAGTGGAG GGCGGCATGATGCACTGTATGTCGTTGGGTCTCTGGATGAGACTCTGGAGCTCAGAGGCATGCGGTACCACCCCATCGACATCGAGACCTCTGTCATCCGAGCACACAGGAGCGTCGCTGAGTG TGCTGTGTTCACCTGGACCAacctgctggtggtggtggtggagctGGATGGGCTGGAGCAGGATGCCCTGGACCTGGTGGCCCTGGTGACCAACGTGGTGCTGGAGGAGCACTACCTGGTCGTGGGCGTCGTGGTCATTGTGGACCCAGGGGTGATCCCTATCAACTCTCGGGGTGAGAAGCAGCGCATGCACCTGCGGGACGGCTTCCTGGCTGACCAGCTGGACCCCATCTATGTGGCCTACAACATGTGA